A genomic window from Streptomyces mirabilis includes:
- a CDS encoding YciI family protein — protein sequence MPRYLSLVQIDESTAPAEGPSPELMQRMGELIEEITKAGVMLDTAGLTPSAQGKRVHWSGGQLSVTDGPFTESKEVVGGYALMQCKDMAEALEWTKRFLKVHEEHWTVTCEVREIAEG from the coding sequence ATGCCGCGTTACCTGTCGCTGGTCCAGATCGACGAGAGCACCGCGCCCGCCGAAGGCCCGAGCCCGGAGCTGATGCAGCGGATGGGCGAGCTGATCGAGGAGATCACCAAGGCGGGGGTCATGCTCGACACCGCCGGGCTGACGCCGTCCGCCCAGGGCAAGCGGGTGCACTGGTCGGGCGGGCAGCTGTCCGTCACCGACGGGCCCTTCACCGAGTCCAAGGAGGTCGTCGGCGGCTACGCGCTCATGCAGTGCAAGGACATGGCCGAGGCCCTGGAGTGGACCAAGCGGTTCCTGAAGGTGCACGAGGAGCACTGGACGGTGACCTGCGAGGTGCGGGAGATCGCCGAGGGCTAG